A region from the Alnus glutinosa chromosome 5, dhAlnGlut1.1, whole genome shotgun sequence genome encodes:
- the LOC133868598 gene encoding allantoate deiminase 2: MALSPYTKRPPLAAMAILFDYLALSLLSTAASAGYILSDAGISGGKDLFGEVLRDEAVTRLNELGKVSDADGYLERTFMSPASVRVGNLIRGWMGDAGLRTWVDQMGNVHGRVEGMNASAEALLIGSHLDTVVDAGIFDGSLGIICALSALKVLKINGTLGKLTRPIEVIAFSDEEGVRFHSTFLGSAAVAGILPVTALQISDKSGVTVQDVLKENSIEISEENLLQLKYDPGSVWGYVEVHIEQGPVLERLGFPLGVVRGIAGQTRLKVTVRGSQGHAGTVPMSMRQDPMAAAAELIVLLERLCKHPKDFLSFDGHCNDISVESLSNSLVCTVGEISTWPSASNVIPGQVTFTVDLRAMDDMGRESVIYELSNQMYQICERRSVSCVIDRKHDANAVICDSDLSTQLRSAAYTALKKMAGEIQDEIPALMSGAGHDAMAMSHLTKAGMLFVRCRGGISHSPAEHVLDDDVWAAGLAILAFLETHM; this comes from the exons ATGGCACTTTCTCCATATACAAAGCGACCCCCTCTGGCAGCCATGGCGATATTGTTCGATTATTTGGCGCTCTCTCTGTTATCTACTGCTGCTTCCGCCGGTTATATACTCTCCG ATGCTGGAATAAGCGGTGGGAAGGATTTGTTTGGCGAAGTCCTAAGGGATGAGGCAGTGACAAGGCTTAATGAGCTTGGAAAG GTAAGTGATGCTGATGGCTATCTTGAGAGGACGTTCATGAGTCCAGCTTCTGTGAGGGTTGGAAACCTTATTCGTGGTTGGATGGGGGATGCTGGTTTGAGAAC GTGGGTAGACCAGATGGGCAATgtgcatggtcgggttgaggGAATGAATGCAAGTGCTGAGGCTCTATTGATTGGTTCTCATTTG GATACTGTTGTGGATGCTGGGATATTTGATGGGTCGTTAGGCATAATCTGTGCGTTATCTGCACTAAAGGTTTTGAAAATCAATGGGACTTTGGGAAAACTAACGCGGCCAATCGAG GTGATTGCATTTAGTGATGAGGAGGGAGTGAGGTTTCACTCTACTTTCTTGGGCAGTGCTGCTGTAGCTGGTATTTTACCAGTTACAGCTTTGCAGATATCTGATAAGAG TGGTGTGACAGTGCAAGATGTTCTTAAGGAGAACTCCATAGAAATTTCAGAGGAAAACCTGTTACAGCTCAAGTATGACCCAGGGTCTGTCTGGGGTTATGTTGAG GTTCACATTGAACAGGGACCGGTATTAGAAAGGCTTGGTTTTCCTCTTGGTGTGGTTAGAGGCATTGCTGGACAGACACGACTCAAG GTTACGGTGAGAGGTTCACAGGGGCATGCAGGAACTGTTCCTATGTCTATGCGTCAGGATCCTATGGCTGCTGCTGCAGAATTAATAGTACTGTTGGAAAGACTCTGTAAACATCCTAAAGATTTTCTATCTTTCGATGGTCATTGCAATGATATATCGGTGGAATCACTCTCGAATTCTCTTGTCTGCACTGTTGGAGAGATATCAACATGGCCAAGTGCAAGTAATGTCATTCCAGGCCAG GTGACATTCACTGTGGATTTACGCGCAATGGATGACATGGGACGTGAATCCGTTATTTATGAATTATCTAATCAGATGTATCAAATATGCGAGAGGCGTTCGGTTTCTTGCGTCATTGATCGTAAG CATGACGCGAATGCTGTGATTTGTGATTCTGATTTGAGTACTCAGCTGAGGTCTGCAGCTTACACTGCACTCAAGAAAATGGCAGGTGAGATTCAAGATGAAATTCCTGCCTTAATGAGTGGCGCAGGACATGATGCAATGGCCATGTCTCATTTAACAAAG gCAGGAATGCTGTTTGTCCGCTGTCGTGGAGGCATAAGCCATTCTCCTGCAGAGCATGTATTGGACGATGATGTTTGGGCTGCTGGTTTGGCAATCTTGGCGTTTCTAGAGACCCACATGTAA
- the LOC133868989 gene encoding uncharacterized protein LOC133868989: protein MATRRWGRKESWALLKQLATFSLDACFCTSDFNEVVEASKKKGGVRRPRFQMLDFQKALGHCHLSNMGFCGPQFTWSNRRGDYMFTKERLDRGVANNSFASRFPQLSVEILLARSSDHAPLWVIMHPNGASKRRRENVFQFEAWWM, encoded by the coding sequence ATGGCAACCCGAAGGTGGGGAAGAAAGGAGTCTTGGGCTCTTTTGAAACAGTTGGCAACGTTTTCTCTGGATGCTTGCTTCTGTACAAGTGATTTTAATGAAGTGGTTGAAGCTTCAAAGAAGAAGGGGGGAGTTAGAAGGCCACGGTTCCAAATGCTGGATTTTCAAAAGGCCCTAGGCCACTGTCATCTCAGTAATATGGGTTTTTGTGGTCCACAATTTACGTGGTCAAACCGAAGGGGTGATTATATGTTTACTAAAGAGCGCCTTGATAGAGGGGTGGCAAACAACTCTTTTGCATCACGGTTTCCTCAGCTGTCAGTGGAGATTTTACTTGCTAGGAGTTCAGATCATGCTCCTTTATGGGTGATCATGCATCCGAATGGGGCTAGCAAAAGGAGACGAGAAAATGTGTTTCAGTTTGAGGCTTGGTGGATGTAA